A single genomic interval of Fibrobacter sp. UWB13 harbors:
- a CDS encoding RidA family protein: MSQIVSKFQELGLTLPACPAPVAAYVPATRFGDTIIVSGQLPSVKGDFSAFTGVVPNQISVEKAKEAAQICFLNNIAAALTQLKAGETLRLVQIQGFVQSANDFHDQPIVLNGASELAVQILGENGKHARTAVGVSTLPKNVAVEISCTFQAIKE; encoded by the coding sequence ATGAGTCAAATTGTCTCTAAATTCCAAGAATTGGGGCTGACGCTCCCCGCCTGCCCCGCACCAGTTGCCGCTTATGTCCCGGCAACGCGCTTTGGCGATACGATTATTGTTTCTGGGCAGTTGCCGTCTGTAAAGGGCGACTTTTCCGCTTTTACAGGCGTCGTCCCGAACCAGATTTCTGTGGAAAAAGCTAAGGAAGCCGCACAGATTTGCTTCTTGAACAACATTGCCGCCGCCCTTACGCAGTTGAAAGCCGGCGAAACACTCCGCCTCGTTCAGATCCAGGGTTTTGTGCAATCCGCAAACGATTTCCACGACCAGCCGATTGTACTGAATGGCGCTAGCGAACTCGCTGTACAGATTCTCGGAGAAAATGGAAAGCACGCCCGTACGGCAGTCGGCGTTTCGACACTCCCGAAGAATGTCGCCGTCGAAATCAGCTGCACGTTCCAGGCAATTAAGGAATAA
- the mutS gene encoding DNA mismatch repair protein MutS, translating to MAVTPLMQQYYEIKKENPGCILFFRMGDFFELFEDDAVIASKILGLTLTSRNNGASGATPLCGFPHHAAERYVPKMVAAGYRIAICEQVEDPKLAKGIVKRDIVEIISAGTAMNEENLNAKEANYLCAYVPATSDDGKGGNGDVAAFAIADVTTGYLATCRSSVQAFECEFSRRMPKEIVIPEGTTIPSAIMDLIKAENVLVTELPAILFAEDQAKDVLFTHFKVEALDGLGLDGRVFETSVTGALLQYLINQKKSELSHFTTLEILNLDDYMTLDPSTLRNLELVRPLNADDYSSTLCSVLDFTVTAMGGRTLKDWVSHPLIAVDRIREREEAVGELVQNPVALDELKESLTSILDMERLMGRVGSGRANARDLAGMGRSLSQASKVADVLEGLHAPLFEGLRETLNAAKGRGEDLLKYFNDDLPMTVREGGMIRPGASSELDAMNEDIKERREWIASLEGRERERLGIPSLKVGYNRVFGYYIEITKAQMAKATQPIPDEYIRKQTTVNGERYITPEMKECESVISNAEVNIHALEYKIFCELRERVNSWRAELQGIADAIARVDSLYSFARAARKYNYVCPEVFEGTGIEIRGGFHPVIVAVNPDLNFVPNDVTLSPDGTRLMLITGPNMAGKSTYLRQTGLIVLMAQIGCFVPAESARIGVVDRIFTRVGASDRLSRGLSTFMVEMIETANILRNATPHSLVLLDEIGRGTSTFDGLSIAWAIVETLHSEPARMALTLFATHYHELTGLVESLEHAGNFQVAVQEKGDKLTFLHKILEGACDSSYGIHVAEMAGLPPNVVRRARKILLRLEKQKIDPSDEAQNKKIKAQPQMDLFAPPDENTLLLKDEIRRLKPEEMTPMQALQRLMDLKENYGK from the coding sequence ATGGCCGTTACTCCGTTGATGCAGCAATATTACGAAATCAAGAAAGAAAATCCTGGCTGCATTTTGTTTTTCCGCATGGGCGACTTCTTTGAGCTTTTTGAAGATGACGCTGTAATCGCCTCGAAAATTTTAGGTTTAACGCTCACGAGCCGCAATAACGGTGCCTCCGGTGCAACGCCTTTGTGCGGGTTCCCGCACCACGCTGCCGAACGCTATGTGCCAAAGATGGTGGCTGCCGGCTACCGCATCGCCATTTGCGAACAGGTCGAAGACCCGAAACTTGCAAAGGGCATTGTCAAGCGCGACATTGTTGAAATCATCAGCGCCGGCACGGCGATGAACGAAGAAAACCTCAATGCGAAAGAGGCGAATTACCTTTGCGCTTATGTGCCTGCGACAAGTGATGATGGCAAGGGCGGAAACGGAGATGTGGCTGCGTTTGCGATTGCTGATGTGACGACGGGTTATTTGGCGACGTGCCGTAGCAGTGTGCAGGCTTTCGAATGCGAATTCAGCCGTCGCATGCCCAAGGAAATCGTGATTCCCGAAGGGACGACGATTCCATCTGCGATTATGGACTTGATCAAGGCCGAAAACGTCTTGGTCACTGAACTCCCGGCGATTTTGTTTGCAGAAGACCAGGCAAAGGATGTGCTCTTTACGCACTTCAAGGTCGAAGCGCTCGATGGCCTTGGCTTGGATGGCCGCGTTTTTGAAACGTCCGTGACGGGTGCTTTGCTCCAATATTTGATCAACCAGAAAAAGTCCGAACTGTCGCACTTTACGACGCTCGAGATTTTGAATCTGGACGATTACATGACGCTCGATCCGAGCACGCTTCGCAATTTGGAACTCGTTCGTCCGCTGAATGCTGACGATTATTCCAGCACGCTTTGCTCGGTACTTGACTTTACGGTGACGGCAATGGGTGGGCGTACGCTCAAGGACTGGGTGAGCCATCCGTTGATTGCTGTGGACCGCATCCGAGAACGCGAAGAAGCGGTGGGCGAACTTGTCCAGAATCCTGTGGCGCTTGATGAACTCAAGGAATCCTTGACGTCGATTCTCGATATGGAGCGCTTGATGGGCCGTGTCGGTAGCGGTCGTGCAAATGCGCGTGACCTCGCGGGAATGGGACGTTCTCTTTCGCAGGCATCAAAGGTCGCTGACGTTTTGGAAGGCTTGCATGCGCCGCTTTTTGAAGGTCTACGCGAAACGTTGAATGCAGCAAAGGGCCGTGGCGAAGACTTGCTCAAGTACTTCAATGATGACTTGCCGATGACCGTGCGCGAAGGCGGTATGATCCGCCCGGGTGCAAGTTCAGAACTTGATGCGATGAACGAGGACATCAAGGAACGCCGTGAATGGATTGCTTCGTTGGAAGGACGTGAACGCGAACGCCTCGGAATCCCGTCATTGAAGGTCGGTTACAACCGCGTGTTCGGTTACTACATCGAAATCACGAAGGCGCAGATGGCTAAGGCCACGCAGCCGATTCCGGACGAGTACATCCGCAAGCAGACAACGGTGAACGGCGAACGCTATATCACGCCTGAGATGAAGGAATGCGAATCCGTCATCAGCAATGCTGAAGTCAACATCCATGCGCTAGAATACAAGATTTTCTGCGAACTTCGCGAACGCGTGAACAGCTGGCGTGCCGAACTCCAGGGCATTGCCGATGCGATTGCCCGAGTCGATAGCTTGTACAGCTTTGCCCGCGCGGCCCGCAAGTACAATTACGTTTGCCCGGAAGTTTTTGAAGGGACGGGTATTGAAATTCGTGGCGGTTTCCATCCGGTGATTGTTGCGGTGAACCCCGATTTGAACTTTGTCCCGAACGATGTTACGCTCTCGCCGGACGGTACGCGACTGATGCTCATTACAGGTCCGAACATGGCCGGTAAATCGACGTACTTGCGCCAGACGGGGCTTATTGTGCTCATGGCGCAGATTGGCTGCTTTGTGCCGGCTGAAAGTGCGCGCATTGGCGTGGTGGACCGCATCTTTACGCGTGTGGGCGCTAGCGACCGCTTGAGCCGTGGCCTCAGTACGTTCATGGTCGAGATGATCGAAACGGCGAATATCCTCCGCAATGCGACGCCGCATAGCCTTGTGCTGCTCGATGAAATCGGTCGCGGTACGAGTACGTTTGACGGCCTCTCGATTGCGTGGGCGATTGTCGAGACGCTCCACAGCGAGCCTGCCCGCATGGCGCTCACGCTGTTTGCAACGCACTATCACGAATTGACGGGGCTTGTGGAATCGCTGGAACACGCCGGGAACTTCCAGGTTGCCGTGCAGGAAAAGGGCGACAAGCTCACGTTCTTGCATAAGATTCTAGAAGGCGCTTGCGATTCAAGCTATGGTATTCACGTCGCTGAGATGGCGGGGCTCCCACCTAACGTGGTGCGCCGAGCTCGCAAGATTTTGCTCCGTTTGGAAAAGCAGAAGATTGACCCGAGCGACGAGGCGCAAAACAAAAAAATCAAGGCGCAGCCGCAGATGGACTTGTTTGCACCGCCAGACGAGAACACGCTCTTGCTCAAGGATGAAATTCGCAGGCTCAAGCCCGAGGAAATGACCCCGATGCAAGCGCTGCAACGCCTCATGGACCTGAAGGAAAATTACGGGAAATAG
- the scpB gene encoding SMC-Scp complex subunit ScpB, giving the protein MAEDQNVEELAEESAELPKVESREDLARIIQALVFASPDVVTLKKLREILGDFLDARSVADALITANDSLNKIQSPFEIVEQAGGYRFRTRAKYYPWVRKLFPEANARRLSQAALETLAVIAYQQPITKAAIEQVRGVSSADGPIRNLLDKGFITLGARAETVGNPYTYVTTQEFLKYFGINRIPEDLPRLREFSELLEAGALVPQYSKPDNAPEEPTPLEESTDQIELSMGDA; this is encoded by the coding sequence ATGGCTGAAGATCAGAATGTCGAAGAACTGGCCGAAGAATCGGCGGAACTCCCGAAAGTTGAAAGTAGGGAAGACCTGGCTCGTATTATACAGGCGCTCGTCTTTGCGTCTCCGGATGTCGTGACGCTCAAGAAGCTTCGCGAAATTCTCGGCGATTTTTTGGATGCTCGTTCTGTGGCGGATGCGCTCATTACCGCGAACGATTCTTTGAACAAGATTCAGTCTCCGTTTGAAATTGTGGAACAGGCGGGCGGTTACCGCTTTAGAACACGTGCAAAGTATTATCCGTGGGTGCGCAAGCTCTTCCCGGAAGCAAATGCCCGCAGGCTTAGCCAGGCGGCTCTTGAAACGCTTGCCGTGATTGCTTATCAGCAGCCGATTACAAAGGCCGCGATTGAACAGGTTCGTGGCGTTTCGTCTGCGGATGGTCCGATCCGTAACTTGCTTGACAAAGGCTTTATTACTTTGGGTGCAAGAGCCGAAACTGTTGGTAACCCTTATACTTACGTGACCACGCAGGAATTTTTGAAATACTTTGGTATCAATCGCATTCCAGAAGACTTGCCGCGTTTGCGCGAATTCAGTGAACTTTTGGAAGCGGGCGCTTTGGTGCCGCAGTACTCCAAGCCTGATAACGCTCCGGAAGAACCGACTCCGCTCGAAGAATCGACTGATCAGATTGAATTGTCTATGGGAGATGCTTAA